The following is a genomic window from Tachyglossus aculeatus isolate mTacAcu1 chromosome 19, mTacAcu1.pri, whole genome shotgun sequence.
AGGTCTGATCCTCTTCTATTAATATCGTATTATTAATTGTGTAGTTTGACTTTCAAGAGGCTGTATCAGAGATTGAAACTGGCATAAATAATCTTCCACTCTTTCCAGACCACACATACACCTAGCTGTATTTACAGAGTGTGAAAATGTGTGTGTTCATTTCTAATGAATATGGAAAGTGGAACAGGTTTTTAGAAAaaatattgtactgtattctggtTTTACTAGGCCTTAGGTTCACCCATGGGACTAAACAGATGTAAGTAACCTTTCGTAGGACTCCTACTAGCATCCATTGTGCTGCTAATTTTTCTGCCAAAGATTAGCCAATTCCACCTAGAACTTTGGTAAATTCTTCTTTGCATCAGTTTGGGTGACATTAATGCAGTGTACTGAACTTCCAAGTAATATTTGACAATTTTCATAATGGTTAACATGGACACTGGAAATTTCTCTGCTCCTCGAATCAAAACTTCTGCCAAGGTTTTATTTTACCGATCATTGTTTTTAAAACAAGAATCCTAAATAATCATGTTCCTCAAtagcattcagtgcttactgagtacaaattgctgtactgagtgttgggagagtacaaaatggtGTTTGAGTGAGTGGTCAGGTGAAGGAGcatggctttgaagtcagagcaagggcctgggagccagaggatttagattctagacccagctctgtcacttgccttctgtgtgaccttgcacaagtcacttaacttctctatgcctcgttttcctcacctgtaaaataagtttcaatacctgttcttctgagGTATCTCGggtctgccagttacctgctgggtgaccttgggcaaatcacttcacttctctgagcctatttcctcatttggaaaatgggcattcaatgcctgttctccctcttgcttagtctgagccccatgttgggtagggactatatctgacctgattaactgtatctatttcagtgcttagaacagtgcttgacacatagtgcttaacaaataacataattaccaTGTGGAGTaggaactgtgtttgacttgACTATCTTatttctcctccagtgcttagtatagtgcttgacacatagtaattgcataaaaaaataccacaattaccattatcattattatggtataccGAGAGGTAGTTATGATGATACCATCAATGAAAACTTCTTTGATATGTATAGGCCAAAATGCTTCAGAATTAAAGTTGATCCGCTGCCTTAAAACAGATTTCCAAAAATTTATCCTTTTTGGTGAATTTTGTAGTTTCTATAGCGATTACCTGATAACTGATAATtgatattttttatattttaacaagcaattaaaatattttaaaattctcCAATTTAGAAGTTAAGTGGCAATAATATCAGCAGATATAATGGAGAGCCagaaagtttggaaaggaatgctaTATCTCACAAAGGCATTCAGGTAAGAAATCATTTAATTCATGTTTCGATAGGAAATTGCTAAAACAGTCTCCTCTCCAGATTCCCCCTATTCCCCCAAAATTCAAATTATAACAATTTATTAGGTAATGGCCACAAAGTGACTTTCTGTAGGTGAGAAGACTTCAAATTAAGTTTGAGGAAAATTTTGTGACACAGTTTTTTTTGGCTTTATTAGGAGAAAAATTATTTGTCAGAAGAAAGCAGTTATATACCTACTCAATATAGCCTTCGTCCGAGAAAAGAAGAAGTCAAATGGCAAGAAACTGATTTGAATGAAGAAAGAATTATTGGAAAAGAAACAAAATCAATAAGAACTCTTGAAACAGCACCAACCCAGAAGAAGGAAATCGAGTTTGGAGGaagcattggtatttattattgcAGCATATTATCTTTGTTACTGACTCATAAAATTTGAAGGGCCCTTGAAATCCTTTAGTGGCAGCATGTCAAAGGAGATCTCACCTGTTATCGTATCCCAATATTGCTGTGGATTCTTTCTTCACTTGTACACTAGAATATTTAATCGTACCTTCTCACTGAAATTTCCTTGAGCTCAAGCATTCGGTGCATAGATGGAAAAAATAATAAGAGAATCATTAAGGCCAGTTCTCATTCCATATACAAAAATATGAATTACATGCATAACTCATTTCGTTCCACAAATGCTGGCAGAAATATTTAAGTGGGCTTTCGTTTCCTGTGTTGGAGAAACAGATTCtcaatttctttccctttcttcctttgaagtccattgtgcggagtttttgcctgatgcggaaGGTCTGGGGAAGctagtggagggttttgaagagcaCATCTACATTGAGAAGACAAGCATTTGCCACCTTTTTTTAGTTTGCATCAATAATACTAACACGAGCCTTCTTTTCCATTTGAGAACATGAAGGTGGAGTTTTTGAACCCTGTAAATAGTGGAATGACTGAACTTTGGATGATCTGTTTTTTGACCAAGATTCCACAAAAGCTATTCATTGTTTTGAAGCAGTGTTACTAAAAAGTAACAAAATATTTGGAAGGCAGTAGTGGTATGCGGTAGGCATGTATAACTCATATGAGACTCCCTTCTGAATCTGATGAAGGATTTGGAAAATAATTCAGTTCCTCATTGaatattatatatttttattttttaaaaaggcaggTAATCATAAAATCTACAATTTGTCAACTAAAAAACTTATAGAACATTGCACTCTAAAATTAGTGCATCATCATATGAAATGAGCTCATTCAATTTTATGGTAATTTGAACAACAACCTTTTTGGTTAGTGTCAGGGGAAGTAAAAAATTTTGACCTGAATCATTTTATGTTAGGTGtaaaatgtttttgttttgttttttaacattCAAAGATAAATTATACTAGACAAGTCTCAAGTGGGAATAAGTATTTTTATGACTTTTATCAAAACCAATATTCTAACGAGAAGCTGAAGATTCCTAGTACATGTTTTTTAATGTCCAAATCCATTTTCTACAAATCTGATCCTTGGAATTTATTGTTTATTTACAGGAGCTTTTTTCATCATGATTGGACTGCCTGTGGTTCTTTTTCTGTTGCTGTTGATTTGTAAACAGAAAGATCCCAGTCTTGTGAATTTTCCTCCAACTTTGCCAGCCTTGACTAGTCTGTGGGAGACTAGAGTATCTGGGATCTATCTTCTCTGGTTTTTTCTTCAAGCGCTGTTCTACTTGCTACCAATTGGAAAGGTAAATTTGTATTAGCAAGGTGTGGTGCTTAGAGAATACTGGATTTTTAAAATTCACTCTCTGTTCatgtgtgagcagggaacataactaccaattctgttgtgttatactctcccaagcacttagaacaatgctctgcacactaagtgctcaataaatacaattttgatTAGACTAAAGCTGTATCTAGAAGTTGTTGCTGAATCGTATACGGTTTTTGTTAGCAGTCCCAGAGCAGGACCCAGAGCCACAAATTGAAAAAACCATACATGAAAACGCATGAATGTACAAAGAGGAGCATATACACAAATTAACATAAGAGGACAGAGAGTGACAACGCCAGGGAATGACACTTAAGGTCCTTTAAGAGCAGGGCAGCTGAGATTTTAGAGGGACAAGAAAAGTACAAAAACGGTGAGGGGGGTGGAAAACCTCCTGCAACAATTTTTTTTTGCTGCCATAGTTGGAAATAGATCAGTGGGCTGGCCAGGGCTGGCATGACCTACTGTAATGTGGCATACATTCCCACTAGGAAGGAAGGGACACTGGGAAAGAAAAGGTTTTAAAGCCTCACAAAATCTCATGGCTGTATCATGGGTCCCAGTTATTTTATGTTTCAGATATCAAAAGCGAGGTACTCAAAAAATAAAAGTTTTGAGAAATATTTTTTTTGCTGCTTCAGGTGATGGAAATGTCTAAATAATCATACCTTATTCAAGTGGTTGCTTTGATCACAAGATCCATGTATGCCGAATTTCATGAAGGAACATTTAGTATTTCAATTTTCCTCCATGAAAATCTTCAGGCAATTTATCCCTTTACTTTTTACATTTCTAAGGAACAGTTTAGCAGTGACAATCTGAAAATGATGCAGAAATAATTGATTTTAAGTTCTTTAAGCTATCAGTCATCTAGGGGATCTAGTTATCTATCTGATAAGCATGGGAGGAGACTTGCAGTGAAAGGGAGAAATATCCATTGCTCATTCAGTTACCTGAAAGTAACATCTAACTTTGGTTAAGAGATTGCTGTTTATATTTGTTTCAAACTACAATTCTCTTTATCTGAAGGTGGTGGAAGGAACGCCTCTTTTAAGTGGAAGAAGACTGAAGTACCGAATAAACGGTAAGCTTTTTCTATATGAGCCGTAGGTAAGTGTTGATTTGGTGTAGTTATTGTAACTTAGGAAATTGTACTACCAGTTGTAtttaggttttctttttttagtaTGGGTTTTTTTGCATAAGTATATGAATTTCCTGGACTGTACACTATTTTCATGAAACAAGTTGAGTTAATTGAAAGAGTGCAACTTGCCATAGGAAACGATAGACAGTGCATTCATGTTTTCCCATGATCCAAAAATAATTGACCTAAACAGTTGAGGAGAGTGGTGGGTTGGGTGGTGTTCCGCCATCCCAAGACCTAGCAGGAGAATAGATAGAGCAGTGTGGGACTCGAGCCATTCTTTGGGGGAGCCGGACCATAGTTGGAACCTTGCTCTTTCAGGGAGGGGATCTAGTCCATCCAACTAGTAGCAAACCAGGAATCACTGCGCTGCACAAGAAACACCATTTTTCAGATTCTCCCTTCTGGGTATTCTTGGAGTAGTGTCTCTCTGAGGTTGGGCAGAAGTAGGGATTGGGAAGCGGGGGCCAGGAGGCTGCCTGTCTGCTCcagctcctctctcctccacagcCCAGCCAAGGGGCACTGAGGACAATGAAAGGCTTTTGGGTGCTACCCTATGCAAACCAGAGGGCCTATATGATCTGAATAGATTAGTGAAAATAGGAAAATTATTTCCCATTCATCTGACCATCGTGCCTAAGATTTAGCTGCATAAATAGATGAGGGGGAGGTTCTGTTGGCAAGTTTGGGTGCATGGTAGGATTTCCCCTTACCCCAGTGTTAGTTAGGGAATTCCTGTAGTTGTAAATTCCATCATGATCTTAAGAGAGCACGCACATCAGTTTAAGAGTTTGCTCACAAGGACctttttttgtagtattttttttctctcatttctcctcccttttaTTTGGATAAATAGAAACATTACCAGAAAATAAAGGAAGGTCTGTTAATTATATGTTCCAAGTTTTTAAAAGCCATTGCCTAGGGATGTCACCCGAGCAGCAGTAACTCCTGGCACTCCTGGATAACATGACAGGAGTGACTGAGCTCCAggcccattttcctcttctcctccctcttcctcctgcctcacaCTTTCCATAGTATCTTTCTAAGAATGGATATTTAGATCTAATAGCATAATATTTGTAATCTTTAACAAACTTGTAAGAAAGGTAcctgtctgttttttttttttaaaaaaaaacaacaaaaaaatcaccaTGGGTGAGAGCTAAGAAAGGCTTAGAGAGATTATGATCTTTTCAGAGCCTAAATATTAAACACAAAGTactttggtatttttaaagtTGTAATAAGAGAGAAAACATTTTCTTCATTTGCTGTTTTCTAATTTTTTCAAATAGGGTTCTATGCTTTTCTCCTGACGACTGCAGTCCTAGGAGGGTCTCTTTACTGGGAAATGGAGATCAGTTACTTGTATGATCACTTTCTTCAGTTTGCTGTTGCAGCAACAGTGTTTTCAGTGGTCTTGAGCATCTATCTTTATGTCCGGTCCTTGAAAGTTAGCAAGGATGAGCTCTCGCTTGGGAAATCAGGTAAGCATGTTCAGAATGGCTGCCCTCAAGTCTATTTGGTAATACATTATGTAGAACCAAAATGTTGCACAAGATCAAAAATGGATTTATTACATAGCATTTGCAGTCACTGGGAAAATAAATCTCATTTTTTATTGAAGAGGAAGAGCCTGGCAGTTAGTAACCCCCTATACAGTTACTGCTCTGTTTTGGTTTGAATGACACAAAGAATCAGTGTACAAAAATCTCTCAGGCACTCAACATTTTTATCTAAGTACACCAAAAATTAAATCCTAACTATTCCCTATAATTTGAGTAATATAATCAACTGTTATAAATTGAATGGCaacaaggaaagaaaagagggattGGTAGTTACAAATTTGTCTCccagaagcactgttttaagagatgGGGTAATGTAGATAAAGGTTACTAATCAAATTTGATGGCTGAAGATCTGAAACATGCCCTGATCCTAAATAGCTCCCAAACTCTGAATCTCTGTGAGTCTTTTGGGTGGATTTCATGTGGTTTCAAGGTTTTGGTGTTGacaggtgaattttagcaattcaGGTTTATTTACTTGAGCTGTTTTTAATAAAACTTTTTTTTGTGTCCCATTCAAAATTTCATTTTATAGTCCCATGTCAAATGATcagaaaaacttaaaaaaaaaagcagcagttaCAAAACACTGAAAATTAAATCCTcctaatgaatgaatcagaaaataTTATTGGAAAAGTATTTTTCTTTTCAGGAAATGTTATTTATGATTTCTTCATTGGCCGTGAATTGAATCCTCGCATAGGAACTTTTGATCTTAAGTATTTCTGTGAGCTGCGTcctggattgattggttgggtgAGTGAGTGTTTCTCTGCATTCTGATTGAGAGATTCTGTTGAAGTTAAAAAACCTAGAATTAATTTCAAATGAGCAATGAACATTTTATTTCTAAGGCTTTCAATTACAGTGCCTCACTCAACCTTAATAAATGATTGGTGTTTGCCTTATTAGTTAAATCATTTCGTTTCCTTTTTCCTCTAGAAAGTGATTTTCATAGAATATTATGCTTTTGTAACAGTAAAACTAATATACATTAAATGTCCCTCCTTTCACCCACTTTAGGTTGTAATTAATTTAGTGATGCTTTTGGCAGAGATGAAAATACAGAATCGTGAATCTCCATCTTTAGCAATGATATTGGTTAACTGTTTCCAACTACTATATGTGGTGGATGCTCTTTGGAATGAGGTAAGTAGTCTTAATCTGAAAAACACATTTTAAAACTCTGGTTAAAAATATTATTCCTATCTAACCCTTCTCTGGTGTCTTATTCCTAACTAGCTGAGACCTATGAAGCAATCTAATTGGAAAGTAGGCTGCCTCTAAGTTAGTCTTCTCTCttctagcttagtacagtgctctgcacatagtaagcgctcaataaatacgattgattgattgattgattctatgactTTTCTCTTGCAGCCTCACTACAGTTTTTCATCCACCTGCTGCCTTTCTGATACTAGAAAAATTGTTATTGGTTCAGCCCAGTATCCTggggggattgtgtctattagctCATattag
Proteins encoded in this region:
- the LBR gene encoding delta(14)-sterol reductase LBR, which encodes MPGRKFADGEVVRGRWPGSSLYYEVEVLSHDSNSQLYTVKYKDGTELELKEGDMKTLTSFRQRKSASSSSSPSRRRGSRSRSRSRSRSPGRPPKSTRRSASQNTEIKSKKREILEINLTPLKLSGNNISRYNGEPESLERNAISHKGIQEKNYLSEESSYIPTQYSLRPRKEEVKWQETDLNEERIIGKETKSIRTLETAPTQKKEIEFGGSIGAFFIMIGLPVVLFLLLLICKQKDPSLVNFPPTLPALTSLWETRVSGIYLLWFFLQALFYLLPIGKVVEGTPLLSGRRLKYRINGFYAFLLTTAVLGGSLYWEMEISYLYDHFLQFAVAATVFSVVLSIYLYVRSLKVSKDELSLGKSGNVIYDFFIGRELNPRIGTFDLKYFCELRPGLIGWVVINLVMLLAEMKIQNRESPSLAMILVNCFQLLYVVDALWNEESILTTMDIVHDGFGLMLAFGDLAWVPFVYSLQAFYLVNHPNEISWPIASAVIALKICGYVIFRCANSQKNAFRRNPADPKIAHLKTIPTSTGKNLLVSGWWGFVRHPNYLGDLIMALAWSLPCGFNHILPYFYVIYFTILLVHREARDENHCKKKYGLAWEKYCQCVPYRIFPYIY